A window of Staphylococcus sp. 17KM0847 contains these coding sequences:
- a CDS encoding 2-oxoacid:ferredoxin oxidoreductase subunit beta: MATFKDFRNNVKPNWCPGCGDFSVQAAIQKAAANVGLEPDEVALITGIGCSGRLSGYVNSYGVHSIHGRALPLAQGVKMANRELTVIASGGDGDGYAIGMGHTIHALRRNMNITYIVMDNQIYGLTKGQTSPSSAPGFVTKTTPKGNIEQNVAPLELALSSGATFVAQGFSSDIKALTKMIEDAINHDGFSFVNVFSPCVTYNKVNTYDWFKEHLTSLDDIEGYDRTDKQQAIQTVVSHNSLVKGIVYQDTETPSYESQIDTLGETPLAHQNIQLDPSQFDALTQQFV; encoded by the coding sequence TTGGCTACATTTAAAGATTTTAGAAACAATGTCAAACCGAACTGGTGTCCGGGATGTGGAGATTTTTCAGTACAGGCAGCGATTCAAAAAGCAGCAGCAAACGTAGGTTTAGAACCGGATGAAGTTGCATTAATTACAGGGATTGGTTGTTCAGGACGTTTGTCAGGCTATGTGAACTCATATGGTGTGCATTCAATCCATGGTCGTGCGTTGCCATTAGCACAAGGTGTGAAAATGGCGAACCGTGAGTTGACGGTGATTGCATCTGGTGGAGATGGAGATGGCTATGCGATTGGTATGGGACATACAATTCATGCATTGCGTCGTAATATGAATATCACGTATATTGTCATGGATAACCAAATCTATGGTTTAACTAAAGGACAAACATCGCCATCATCAGCACCCGGCTTTGTCACAAAAACAACGCCTAAAGGTAATATCGAGCAAAATGTAGCACCACTCGAACTGGCATTATCATCAGGTGCTACGTTTGTCGCACAAGGCTTTTCAAGTGACATTAAAGCATTAACAAAAATGATTGAAGATGCGATTAATCATGATGGTTTTTCATTCGTCAATGTCTTTTCACCATGTGTCACATACAATAAAGTGAATACGTATGATTGGTTTAAAGAACATTTAACAAGTTTAGATGATATTGAAGGTTACGATCGAACAGATAAACAACAAGCGATTCAAACAGTTGTGTCGCATAACTCTCTTGTTAAAGGTATCGTGTATCAAGACACAGAAACACCATCATATGAATCACAAATTGATACGTTAGGTGAAACACCACTTGCACATCAAAATATCCAACTCGATCCATCACAGTTTGACGCGTTGACGCAACAATTTGTATAA
- the miaB gene encoding tRNA (N6-isopentenyl adenosine(37)-C2)-methylthiotransferase MiaB encodes MNEEQRKAGTLDVLANRKDKEKDYSKYFEHVYQPPSLKEAKKRGKEETVYNRDFQIDEKYRGMGKGRTFLIKTYGCQMNAHDTEVMAGIFTALGYTPTEDVNVADVILLNTCAIRENAENKVFGEIGNLKHIKQERPDCLIGVCGCMSQEESVVNKILKSYQNVDMIFGTHNIHRLPQILEEAYLSKAMVVEVWSKEGDVIENLPKVREGRIKAWVNIMYGCDKFCTYCIVPFTRGKERSRRPQDIIDEVRDLARQGYQEITLLGQNVNSYGKDLEDLDYGLGDLMEDISKIDIPRVRFTTSHPWDFTDRMIEVIAKGGNIVPHIHLPVQSGNNQVLKIMGRKYTREGYLDLVSRIKAAIPDVALTTDIIVGYPNETEEQFEETLSLYEIVGFEHAYTYLYSQRDGTPAAKMKDNVPTEVKKERLQRLNQLVGAYSSQALKAYEGQTVKVLCEGASKKDDTVLAGYTERNKLVNFRAPQSAIGKIVDVKITEAKQYSLNGEFLGVSDAAMVTQ; translated from the coding sequence GTGAATGAAGAACAAAGAAAAGCTGGAACGCTAGATGTTTTAGCAAATCGTAAAGATAAAGAAAAAGATTATAGCAAATATTTCGAACACGTCTATCAGCCCCCAAGCTTAAAAGAAGCTAAAAAACGTGGTAAAGAAGAAACCGTTTATAACCGTGATTTTCAAATTGATGAAAAATATCGTGGTATGGGGAAAGGACGTACGTTTTTAATTAAGACATATGGTTGTCAAATGAATGCCCATGATACAGAAGTGATGGCAGGTATATTTACAGCGCTTGGATATACACCGACTGAAGATGTCAATGTCGCTGATGTTATCTTATTGAATACGTGCGCCATTCGTGAAAACGCAGAAAATAAAGTTTTTGGTGAGATTGGTAATTTAAAACATATTAAACAGGAACGCCCAGACTGTTTAATTGGTGTTTGTGGTTGTATGTCACAAGAAGAATCAGTAGTGAATAAAATTTTAAAATCATACCAAAATGTTGATATGATCTTTGGAACACATAATATTCATCGTTTACCACAAATTTTGGAAGAAGCATATTTGTCCAAAGCGATGGTCGTTGAAGTATGGTCTAAAGAAGGCGATGTTATTGAAAACTTGCCAAAAGTACGTGAAGGTCGAATTAAAGCATGGGTGAATATCATGTATGGTTGCGATAAATTCTGTACATATTGTATTGTACCTTTCACACGTGGTAAGGAGCGTAGTCGTCGTCCACAAGATATTATTGATGAAGTGCGTGATTTAGCACGTCAAGGTTATCAGGAGATTACACTACTCGGTCAAAATGTTAACTCATACGGCAAAGACTTGGAAGATTTAGATTATGGTCTAGGCGATTTGATGGAAGATATTTCTAAAATTGATATTCCACGTGTTCGTTTTACGACGAGTCATCCGTGGGACTTTACGGATCGCATGATCGAAGTGATTGCTAAAGGTGGTAACATCGTGCCACATATTCATTTACCTGTGCAGTCTGGTAACAATCAAGTATTAAAAATTATGGGACGAAAATATACACGAGAAGGTTATTTAGACCTTGTATCACGTATTAAAGCAGCCATACCTGATGTTGCTTTAACGACGGATATTATTGTAGGTTATCCGAATGAAACGGAAGAACAATTTGAAGAAACACTGTCATTATATGAGATTGTAGGTTTTGAACATGCGTATACGTACTTGTATTCACAACGAGACGGTACGCCTGCTGCGAAGATGAAAGATAATGTACCGACAGAAGTGAAGAAAGAGCGATTACAGCGTTTAAATCAACTTGTAGGTGCATATTCATCTCAAGCGTTAAAAGCCTATGAAGGGCAAACAGTAAAAGTCTTATGTGAAGGTGCAAGTAAGAAAGATGATACGGTACTTGCAGGTTATACAGAACGCAATAAGCTTGTTAACTTCCGAGCACCACAATCGGCTATCGGTAAAATTGTAGACGTGAAGATTACAGAGGCAAAACAATATTCATTAAATGGTGAGTTTCTTGGTGTGAGTGATGCTGCGATGGTGACACAATAG
- a CDS encoding YlbF family regulator: MSTREDVLQAARALQTSIQNLETIQHYRQVEAQIHQNEHIATQMQSLKQQQKQSVNLQNYNKPIAYERSEEAIQSIQTQIDDIPIVSEFRQAQAQANDTLHFMIETLAEGVGLQIDDTNE; this comes from the coding sequence ATGTCAACGCGAGAAGATGTGTTACAAGCTGCTCGCGCATTACAAACATCTATTCAAAATTTAGAAACCATTCAACATTATCGACAAGTAGAAGCACAAATTCATCAAAATGAGCATATTGCAACGCAAATGCAATCATTAAAACAACAGCAAAAACAGTCTGTGAATTTACAGAACTATAATAAGCCGATAGCTTATGAGCGTTCGGAAGAGGCAATTCAGTCTATCCAAACGCAAATTGATGATATTCCAATCGTATCGGAGTTTCGACAAGCACAAGCACAAGCCAATGATACATTACATTTCATGATTGAAACATTAGCAGAAGGTGTGGGATTACAAATCGATGACACGAATGAATGA
- the thiW gene encoding energy coupling factor transporter S component ThiW, with translation MNTRKLTLTALFIAINVVLSTVVVIPLGPVKAAPMQHFINVLSAVLLGPWYGLAQAFLSSTIRVLFGTGTVFAFPGSMIGVLLASLFYYVNRHLFVAAIGEVVGTGILGSLVCIPIAWLIHLDGFLIKPLMTVFIVSSMIGAGVSYGLLIVLKKRGILTKLHNYTTRKSK, from the coding sequence ATGAATACTAGGAAGCTGACTCTGACTGCGTTATTTATTGCGATCAATGTTGTATTGAGCACAGTTGTAGTCATACCACTTGGGCCGGTTAAAGCTGCCCCGATGCAACATTTTATCAACGTTTTGAGCGCCGTATTGCTAGGACCGTGGTATGGATTAGCACAAGCCTTTTTATCATCAACGATTCGTGTCTTATTTGGTACGGGAACAGTATTTGCCTTTCCCGGTAGTATGATTGGTGTGTTATTGGCAAGTTTGTTTTATTATGTCAACCGTCATTTGTTTGTTGCAGCAATCGGTGAGGTTGTCGGTACAGGTATTTTAGGGAGTCTTGTATGTATTCCAATCGCATGGCTTATTCATTTGGATGGTTTTCTGATTAAACCATTAATGACAGTATTTATTGTTTCAAGTATGATTGGAGCAGGCGTGAGCTATGGTTTATTAATTGTACTTAAAAAACGTGGTATATTAACAAAGCTTCACAATTATACAACGCGAAAATCAAAATGA